A stretch of the Candidatus Jettenia sp. AMX2 genome encodes the following:
- a CDS encoding molybdopterin-dependent oxidoreductase: MKFTRRTFLQLAGATGATMTVARKAMAFRLLKPAVEVGNPLDEYPDRAWESVYHEQYRYDRSFTYCCSPNDTHACRVRAFVRNEVVMRTEQNYDHQNYSDIYGNKATRNWNPRMCLKGFTFHRRVYGPYRLRYPLIRKGWKQWADDGFPELTPENKTKYKFDARGQDELLKASWDEAFTYAAKGIINITKRYSGEEGARKLLDQGYPKEMVEPMKGAGTRTFKGRGGMGLLGVIGKYGMYRFNNALALVDSHNRGVGPDKALGGRNWSNYTWHGDQAPGHPFSHGLQTSDVDMNDIRFTKLLIKTGKNLIENKMPEAHWVTQVMERGGKIVVITPEYSPSSQKADYWIPIKCNTDTALFLGITKVLMDEKLYDPDYVKRFTDFPLLVRTDNLKRLQAKDVIPGYQLEDISHGASYKIQGLKDEQREIIGDFVVWDTKTNGLKAITRDDVGDKLKDKGIDPAIEGVFKVKTVDGKEIEVMTLFEMYKIHLKDYDIDTVVEITNSPKELIVRLAHDIATIKPVAIHYGEGINHWFHATLMNRSTYLPLMLTGNVGYLGSGSHTWAGNYKAGNFQASKWSGPGFYGWVAEDVFNPNLDPNAPAMDLKVKGRAYDEEVAYWNHNDRPLIVNTPKYGRKCFTGSTHMPTPTKIMWFTNVNLVNNAKHVYQMLKNVNPNIELIMSTDIEMTGSIEYADFAFAANSWMEFESHEITSSCSNPFIQIWKGGIRPVNDTKDDVMILAGMAAKLGELLRDMRFRDFWKFALEGRPEVYINRLLDGSTTCKGYTFEDIIAGKYGEPGVAMLLYRTYPRHPFWEQVHESIPFYTPTGRLQAYNDESEIIEYGENFIVHREGPEATRYLPNVIVSSNPYIRPDDYGITETAEHWDERTVRNIKKPWAEVKKTKNFLWEKGYKFYCVTPKSRHTVHSQWAVTDWNFIWNNNFGDPYRMDKRMPGVGEHQIHINPQAAKDLGINDGDYVYVDANPADRPYEGWKPNDPFYKVSRLMVRCKYNPAYPYGVTMMKHSTFIATERSVKAHETRPDGRALSAGTGYQASFRYGSQQSITRDWSMPMHQLDSLFHKAKIGMKFVFGFEADNHGINTVPKETLVKITKAEDGGIGAKGLWDPAKTGYTAGNENEFMKKYLKGELVKVEKA; this comes from the coding sequence ATGAAATTTACGAGAAGGACTTTCCTACAGCTGGCAGGTGCTACCGGGGCTACGATGACTGTTGCCAGGAAGGCGATGGCATTCAGGCTGTTGAAACCCGCTGTAGAGGTCGGAAATCCGTTGGATGAATATCCTGACCGTGCCTGGGAAAGTGTATATCATGAACAATACCGTTATGACCGTTCTTTTACTTATTGCTGTTCTCCAAACGACACGCATGCCTGCAGGGTAAGGGCGTTCGTAAGAAATGAAGTAGTTATGAGGACCGAGCAGAATTATGACCATCAGAACTATTCAGATATTTACGGGAATAAGGCGACAAGGAACTGGAATCCAAGAATGTGCCTGAAGGGGTTTACGTTTCATCGCAGGGTATACGGCCCTTACCGCTTACGATATCCGTTGATCCGAAAGGGGTGGAAGCAATGGGCTGATGACGGTTTCCCGGAATTAACACCGGAGAATAAAACAAAATATAAATTTGATGCCAGAGGTCAGGATGAGCTGTTAAAGGCGTCGTGGGATGAAGCTTTTACCTATGCAGCAAAGGGGATCATCAATATTACCAAGAGGTATAGCGGAGAAGAAGGCGCAAGGAAGCTCCTTGACCAAGGTTACCCCAAAGAGATGGTTGAACCGATGAAGGGGGCCGGAACCCGTACGTTTAAAGGCCGTGGTGGTATGGGACTTTTGGGTGTAATCGGTAAGTATGGGATGTATCGTTTTAATAATGCCCTTGCCCTTGTTGATAGTCATAACCGTGGTGTTGGCCCGGATAAGGCATTGGGTGGAAGAAACTGGTCTAACTATACGTGGCACGGAGACCAGGCGCCAGGGCACCCATTTTCGCACGGCTTACAGACGTCAGATGTTGATATGAACGATATCCGTTTTACCAAGCTGCTTATTAAGACGGGTAAGAATCTTATTGAAAACAAGATGCCTGAGGCGCATTGGGTTACCCAAGTCATGGAAAGAGGTGGGAAAATAGTGGTGATTACTCCGGAGTATAGCCCCTCTTCCCAGAAAGCAGATTATTGGATACCGATTAAGTGTAATACGGACACGGCGCTCTTTCTTGGTATAACAAAGGTACTGATGGATGAAAAGTTATATGACCCTGATTATGTAAAAAGGTTTACCGATTTCCCCTTACTGGTAAGAACCGACAATCTGAAGAGATTGCAGGCAAAGGATGTTATCCCGGGTTATCAGCTTGAAGATATATCTCACGGGGCGAGTTATAAGATTCAGGGTTTAAAAGATGAACAGAGAGAAATTATTGGTGATTTTGTTGTTTGGGATACAAAGACGAATGGGTTAAAAGCAATTACTAGGGATGACGTTGGCGATAAATTGAAAGACAAGGGTATTGATCCCGCAATAGAAGGTGTTTTTAAGGTTAAGACCGTAGATGGCAAAGAAATCGAAGTTATGACGCTTTTCGAAATGTACAAGATACATCTCAAGGATTACGACATTGATACGGTTGTTGAAATAACTAATTCACCAAAAGAGTTGATCGTAAGATTAGCGCATGATATTGCAACCATTAAACCGGTAGCGATTCATTATGGTGAGGGCATCAATCACTGGTTCCATGCAACACTCATGAACAGGTCAACCTATTTACCTTTGATGCTGACCGGTAATGTTGGTTATCTTGGCTCCGGATCTCATACGTGGGCAGGTAATTACAAGGCGGGTAATTTTCAGGCATCAAAATGGAGCGGGCCGGGTTTCTATGGATGGGTGGCCGAGGATGTATTTAATCCGAATCTTGATCCTAATGCACCTGCGATGGATCTTAAGGTGAAAGGCCGCGCATATGACGAAGAGGTTGCTTACTGGAATCACAATGACAGGCCATTGATTGTGAATACCCCGAAGTATGGACGTAAATGCTTTACGGGTAGCACACATATGCCGACACCTACAAAGATTATGTGGTTCACCAATGTAAATCTGGTTAATAATGCAAAACATGTATACCAGATGCTAAAGAACGTAAACCCGAATATAGAGCTGATCATGTCTACCGACATTGAGATGACAGGCTCAATCGAATACGCAGACTTTGCGTTTGCAGCCAATTCATGGATGGAATTTGAATCTCATGAAATTACAAGTTCTTGTTCCAATCCTTTTATCCAAATATGGAAAGGGGGCATCAGGCCTGTTAATGATACAAAGGATGACGTAATGATTCTTGCCGGAATGGCTGCCAAGTTGGGAGAACTTTTGAGGGATATGAGGTTCCGGGATTTCTGGAAATTTGCCCTGGAAGGAAGGCCGGAGGTTTATATTAACAGGCTGCTCGATGGCAGTACAACATGCAAGGGCTATACCTTTGAGGATATTATTGCCGGAAAATATGGAGAGCCTGGTGTTGCGATGCTGTTATACCGGACTTATCCACGGCATCCATTTTGGGAACAGGTACATGAAAGTATACCGTTCTATACCCCGACAGGCCGGTTGCAGGCCTACAATGACGAATCGGAGATCATTGAATATGGTGAAAATTTTATTGTTCATCGTGAAGGACCAGAGGCTACCCGATATCTCCCCAATGTCATTGTAAGTTCTAATCCTTATATCCGTCCCGATGATTACGGAATCACGGAAACAGCAGAACATTGGGATGAGAGAACTGTGCGGAATATTAAAAAGCCATGGGCAGAGGTGAAGAAGACAAAGAACTTCCTATGGGAAAAGGGATACAAATTCTATTGTGTAACGCCAAAATCCCGACATACGGTACATTCGCAATGGGCTGTAACGGACTGGAATTTTATCTGGAACAATAATTTTGGTGACCCGTACAGAATGGATAAAAGAATGCCAGGCGTAGGTGAGCATCAGATCCATATCAATCCGCAGGCAGCGAAAGATCTGGGTATTAACGACGGTGATTATGTGTATGTTGATGCAAATCCTGCTGACAGGCCATATGAGGGATGGAAGCCAAATGATCCGTTCTACAAGGTATCTAGGCTTATGGTAAGATGCAAATACAATCCGGCCTATCCGTATGGAGTGACCATGATGAAGCATTCTACCTTCATTGCTACGGAAAGATCAGTAAAAGCGCACGAAACCAGGCCAGATGGCAGGGCGCTTTCTGCCGGTACAGGGTATCAGGCAAGTTTCCGTTATGGTTCCCAGCAGAGTATTACAAGGGACTGGTCCATGCCGATGCACCAGTTGGACAGTTTATTCCACAAGGCAAAAATCGGCATGAAGTTTGTCTTTGGTTTCGAGGCAGATAACCATGGTATTAATACCGTTCCCAAAGAGACACTGGTAAAGATTACGAAGGCTGAGGACGGTGGTATTGGTGCCAAAGGATTATGGGATCCGGCGAAGACGGGATATACAGCAGGAAACGAAAACGAATTCATGAAGAAATATCTCAAAGGTGAACTTGTTAAGGTTGAAAAGGCCTAG
- a CDS encoding carboxypeptidase regulatory-like domain-containing protein, translated as MKKFFISGMLALSLAALSYNPLIWAQDEEKKGLSAEEAAEAQRKLEEAQQKLKRVVKNVPKVDNAGSITGIVTCQKMRNNADAVVFIEKVDNNFTPPTEHAIVDQLNLTYVPRVVAIQKGTVVDFPNSDAVRHNVFSPPTAALQFNLGTYPTGVIKEVSFDVVGETPLLCNVHAEMAGYVVSFDNPYFAITDKDGNYTIEGVSPGKYVVKTWHEKLKEVSQEVTVEAGKAATVNFELKRRR; from the coding sequence ATGAAAAAATTTTTTATCTCAGGCATGCTTGCATTGTCTTTGGCTGCACTCTCATACAATCCGCTTATTTGGGCTCAGGATGAAGAAAAAAAAGGTTTAAGTGCCGAGGAGGCTGCTGAGGCGCAAAGGAAACTAGAAGAGGCACAACAAAAATTAAAGAGGGTAGTTAAAAACGTACCGAAGGTAGATAATGCGGGTTCTATTACAGGGATAGTAACTTGTCAGAAAATGAGGAATAACGCTGATGCTGTCGTATTCATAGAAAAAGTAGATAACAACTTTACTCCTCCAACAGAACATGCAATCGTTGACCAGCTTAACCTTACCTATGTACCAAGAGTAGTGGCCATACAGAAAGGAACGGTTGTAGATTTTCCTAACAGTGATGCTGTTCGTCATAATGTATTCTCACCTCCTACGGCGGCATTACAGTTTAACCTGGGTACCTACCCGACTGGTGTTATAAAAGAGGTTTCATTTGATGTGGTTGGTGAAACTCCACTACTCTGCAACGTTCATGCAGAAATGGCAGGGTATGTTGTATCTTTTGATAATCCTTATTTTGCGATTACAGATAAGGATGGGAACTATACGATTGAAGGAGTGTCGCCAGGAAAGTATGTTGTGAAGACCTGGCATGAAAAGCTGAAAGAGGTTTCACAGGAGGTTACTGTAGAGGCAGGAAAGGCCGCTACCGTAAATTTTGAATTGAAAAGAAGAAGATAA
- the ispG gene encoding flavodoxin-dependent (E)-4-hydroxy-3-methylbut-2-enyl-diphosphate synthase, with the protein MIQRRKTRVVNVGGVLIGGDNPISVQTMTKTPTDDIEATVLQIKELEAVGCHIVRVAVPTLATAQCLGAIKKEIRIPLVADIHFGHHLALEAIAQGVDKIRINPGNMKDRKRLEEVVRAAKDKGIPIRIGVNSGSVRAKEDKHEELTTLMVKTVLRYCEHFESLGFKDIVLSLKASDVPSTLCAYRTIATQCDYPFHLGVTAAGPPGLAVVKSAIGIGALLSEGIGDTLRVSYTGASALEVKAGYDILEALGLYHRDGIELISCPTCGRCEINLIKIVEEVKQRLPDNKKHLQIAIMGCIVNGPGEAQEVDIGIAGGRGFGFLFKKGEKVRKISEDRMVDELLEEIAHMT; encoded by the coding sequence ATGATTCAACGGCGTAAAACAAGGGTAGTTAATGTTGGTGGTGTATTGATTGGTGGAGATAATCCAATCTCTGTTCAGACGATGACTAAGACCCCTACCGATGATATCGAAGCTACCGTTCTGCAAATTAAAGAGCTGGAGGCAGTAGGGTGTCACATTGTGCGTGTTGCAGTACCTACGCTTGCTACTGCTCAATGCCTGGGCGCCATTAAAAAAGAGATACGTATACCCCTTGTTGCCGACATTCACTTTGGCCATCACCTTGCCCTGGAGGCTATAGCTCAGGGGGTTGACAAGATACGAATTAACCCCGGAAATATGAAAGACAGAAAAAGGCTGGAAGAGGTTGTAAGGGCGGCTAAGGATAAAGGAATACCTATTCGGATCGGTGTAAATTCAGGATCTGTGCGGGCCAAAGAGGATAAGCATGAAGAATTGACTACATTAATGGTTAAAACTGTCCTGAGATACTGTGAACATTTTGAATCACTGGGTTTTAAAGACATTGTACTTTCTCTTAAGGCATCAGATGTGCCTTCAACTCTTTGTGCTTACAGAACAATAGCGACACAATGCGATTATCCATTCCATTTGGGTGTGACAGCTGCCGGCCCACCGGGCCTTGCAGTTGTTAAATCAGCTATTGGTATTGGTGCCCTCCTTTCAGAAGGTATTGGTGATACCCTGCGGGTTTCCTATACCGGTGCATCGGCATTAGAAGTAAAAGCAGGATATGATATTCTTGAGGCTTTGGGTCTTTATCATAGGGATGGAATCGAACTCATTTCCTGTCCAACCTGTGGAAGATGTGAAATCAATCTTATAAAAATTGTGGAGGAGGTTAAGCAGCGTTTGCCCGATAATAAAAAACATCTTCAGATTGCAATCATGGGCTGTATCGTGAATGGGCCGGGAGAGGCACAGGAGGTTGATATTGGCATTGCCGGAGGAAGGGGCTTCGGTTTCCTTTTTAAGAAAGGTGAAAAGGTGCGGAAGATTTCAGAAGATCGGATGGTAGATGAGCTTTTGGAAGAAATTGCTCATATGACATAA
- a CDS encoding 1-deoxy-D-xylulose-5-phosphate reductoisomerase, translated as MKNIVILGSTGSIGKSTLEVIRNLKDSFRVIGLSSNSQWELLADQAEEFKPVYIALNNSCLAEKLKNRIPSDKVKVMSGNNCLEEIVTKHETDIVVSAVVGAVGLPAAIMTLEQGKILALANKEALVMAGHIVMSLAKKNQILPVDSEHSAIFQSLQSGRPNEVKRVIITASGGPFYDYPEEKLCDVSREQALKHPTWQMGKKITIDSATLMNKALEIIEAKWLFDLKPEQIEVVIHPQSVIHSMVEFCDGSVIAQMGMPDMKVPIQYALTYPERKTLKVKSFDLSYIGHLTFKKPDMKKFPALRLGYQAARDGGTTGAVLNAANEIAVQAFLNGQIRFTEIVSYVEKVINNHHFIKNPCLEEILAADAWARQEIGKCLI; from the coding sequence ATGAAAAATATTGTTATTCTCGGTTCTACAGGTTCAATAGGAAAAAGCACCCTTGAAGTAATCCGGAATTTAAAAGATTCATTTCGGGTAATCGGCCTTTCATCAAATTCGCAGTGGGAATTGCTTGCTGATCAAGCCGAAGAATTCAAACCGGTATATATTGCCTTAAACAACAGCTGTCTGGCTGAAAAACTGAAAAACCGCATCCCTTCTGATAAAGTAAAAGTAATGAGCGGAAACAATTGCCTGGAAGAAATTGTTACCAAACACGAAACAGATATCGTCGTTTCGGCCGTAGTAGGTGCAGTTGGTCTGCCGGCTGCTATTATGACCCTGGAACAGGGAAAGATTCTTGCGCTTGCCAACAAGGAAGCTCTCGTAATGGCCGGGCATATTGTTATGTCTCTGGCAAAGAAAAATCAGATTTTACCGGTAGATAGTGAACACAGTGCAATATTCCAATCCCTCCAGTCCGGCAGGCCAAATGAAGTTAAGCGTGTTATTATAACAGCATCGGGGGGGCCATTTTACGATTATCCCGAAGAGAAGCTCTGTGATGTGAGCCGGGAACAGGCGCTCAAGCACCCGACATGGCAAATGGGTAAAAAGATAACAATAGACTCTGCTACACTCATGAATAAGGCATTGGAGATTATCGAAGCAAAGTGGTTGTTTGATTTGAAACCAGAGCAGATTGAGGTAGTGATCCACCCGCAGTCGGTTATTCATTCTATGGTTGAATTTTGTGATGGATCTGTTATCGCACAGATGGGGATGCCTGATATGAAGGTTCCGATCCAGTATGCCCTAACCTATCCGGAGAGAAAAACTCTAAAAGTAAAATCATTCGATTTATCATACATTGGACATCTTACTTTTAAGAAACCTGACATGAAAAAATTTCCGGCATTAAGACTTGGTTATCAGGCTGCCCGTGACGGTGGAACAACAGGTGCAGTTCTCAATGCTGCCAATGAGATTGCAGTGCAGGCCTTCCTGAACGGACAGATCAGATTTACCGAGATTGTGTCATATGTAGAAAAGGTGATAAATAATCATCATTTTATTAAAAATCCTTGCCTGGAGGAAATTTTGGCTGCAGACGCCTGGGCAAGACAGGAGATTGGAAAATGCCTTATTTAA
- the rseP gene encoding RIP metalloprotease RseP — translation MPYLSVSTNVILVIVGIGLLIFIHELGHFLMAKKIGVRVYAFSLGFGPALFKKQWGETEYRLSLIPLGGYVKLAGETPEEKKVGEPWEFSSKTIGQRASVLVAGVALNAALAFFAFIVAFQIGVPFITSEVGQVVPGWPAWEAGIKRGDKIIGIDGNKEPDFEDLFTIVALSNPATGVRLKVEREDKIFDVTVKPKYDAESGIQRIGIMPATSLEIDKIFAFENNISPARDAGLQIGDVVVAVNGKRISTEDEFREIEAKNPGREITITVLRDKKEAILKITLYRATRWMLGISCATNFLDGVKENSIASKAGLVRGDEIIKVNSHPVMGFTDIRNLVVNSENESIVFTVKRNDKENVIPVLLRDMASREEFLNSITPFYGLKIDSVVEGFPAEKIGLQPGDKILSLDEDEVKDWNALLQKVMAGGGKPMVIEWVRDNKRYVSTIEPQKDEINAIGNIGIKFKEKTVVRQYGLLSACVVGTQKAIINVQRIYLTLKGFFSQRLSPKNVGGIILIAQASYESAKVGIGKLVYFLGILSLQLAFLNILPIPVLDGGHLMFLAIERIKGSPVSQRTLAIAQYMGFGFIIALVIYATRNDIIRLLSL, via the coding sequence ATGCCTTATTTAAGTGTATCAACAAATGTAATCCTTGTAATTGTAGGTATCGGTTTACTTATCTTTATTCATGAGCTTGGCCACTTTCTCATGGCAAAAAAGATAGGAGTCCGCGTATATGCTTTTTCACTGGGTTTTGGACCTGCTCTCTTTAAAAAACAATGGGGAGAAACCGAGTACCGGCTATCCTTAATCCCTCTGGGAGGCTATGTTAAACTGGCTGGTGAAACACCAGAGGAAAAAAAGGTTGGTGAACCATGGGAGTTTTCATCGAAGACTATCGGACAGCGTGCTTCTGTCCTTGTGGCTGGAGTGGCATTAAATGCTGCTTTGGCATTTTTTGCATTTATCGTGGCATTCCAGATTGGTGTACCCTTTATTACCTCAGAAGTTGGACAGGTTGTTCCCGGATGGCCAGCCTGGGAGGCCGGAATTAAACGCGGTGATAAGATCATTGGAATTGATGGGAATAAAGAGCCTGATTTTGAAGATCTTTTTACAATCGTTGCCCTCAGTAATCCGGCAACCGGTGTCCGTCTTAAAGTTGAGCGTGAAGACAAGATCTTTGATGTGACAGTAAAGCCGAAATATGATGCCGAGAGTGGCATACAACGTATTGGTATTATGCCAGCAACGAGCCTGGAAATCGATAAAATATTTGCTTTTGAAAATAATATTTCCCCCGCCAGGGATGCCGGCCTTCAAATCGGAGATGTTGTGGTCGCAGTAAATGGGAAGCGAATTTCTACAGAAGATGAATTTCGTGAAATAGAGGCAAAAAATCCGGGAAGAGAAATTACCATTACGGTATTACGCGATAAGAAAGAAGCGATATTGAAGATAACTCTTTACAGAGCTACAAGGTGGATGCTTGGCATTTCCTGTGCTACGAATTTCCTTGATGGTGTTAAAGAAAATAGTATAGCAAGTAAAGCAGGTTTGGTAAGGGGTGATGAGATTATCAAAGTAAATTCTCATCCTGTGATGGGATTTACGGACATCAGGAATCTGGTTGTCAACTCTGAAAACGAGTCAATTGTTTTTACCGTTAAAAGAAATGACAAAGAGAATGTTATTCCTGTACTACTGCGTGATATGGCATCACGGGAAGAATTTTTAAACAGCATTACACCTTTTTACGGCCTTAAGATCGACTCTGTTGTTGAAGGGTTTCCTGCGGAAAAGATCGGATTACAACCCGGCGACAAGATACTCTCTCTCGACGAGGATGAAGTAAAAGACTGGAATGCTTTGTTACAAAAGGTGATGGCGGGCGGAGGAAAGCCTATGGTAATCGAGTGGGTGCGTGACAATAAGCGATATGTATCTACCATAGAACCTCAAAAAGATGAAATAAATGCAATTGGAAATATTGGAATAAAATTCAAGGAAAAAACAGTAGTAAGGCAATACGGTTTATTAAGTGCATGTGTTGTAGGTACCCAAAAAGCTATCATTAATGTGCAGAGAATTTATCTTACCCTGAAAGGTTTTTTTTCACAAAGGCTTTCTCCCAAAAATGTTGGTGGGATAATACTCATCGCACAGGCATCATATGAATCCGCAAAAGTAGGCATCGGGAAACTCGTATATTTTCTTGGTATTTTGAGTCTCCAGCTTGCATTTTTGAATATTTTACCTATTCCCGTGCTGGATGGCGGTCACCTGATGTTTTTAGCTATTGAACGGATTAAAGGTTCTCCGGTAAGCCAGAGGACACTTGCTATTGCACAATATATGGGTTTTGGTTTTATTATTGCCTTGGTGATCTATGCCACGCGCAATGATATTATACGGTTGTTGTCACTTTAA
- a CDS encoding trypsin-like peptidase domain-containing protein produces MKKILIILSLLILFFYILLNYRGSPSHEAHHAGLRPSSFSQVNSNRRTPLVIAVEKIGPAVANIRTERLIPQRHVDPFFGSRSELFERYFNEFFGQSQKHTVERPLGSGVIIDEDGYIITNEHVVSRASMIKVRLSDGRDFEATIISSDPISDIAVLKIHSPEPLPYVKMGTSRDLMIGETVIALGNPFGLENSVTTGVLSAKNRTITFTSEYGEIKYDGLIQTDALINPGNSGGPLINIDGELIGINTAIVNQAQGIGFAIPVDKIRKTLIKLFNFRELNRIWFGVQVEEQGDVSKGIMVTSVEPKSPADKAQINTGDYLTKIDSKEIHDILDFEKYILKKNAGDKLYITLNRNGHFRKAVVTLENAPLPPIEKLALEKLGLYVQNLTPQVAKQLNLWWIKNGVLITDVQKNSPAATIGIKAGHVLVSVGQYRITTIEELGYLLNLMQKGDVWGIGVVWSDSHGEHQGYARIKVR; encoded by the coding sequence GTGAAAAAAATACTTATCATCTTATCTCTATTAATTCTTTTTTTTTATATTCTTTTAAACTACAGAGGTTCCCCCAGCCATGAAGCGCATCATGCCGGCCTCCGGCCTTCCTCTTTTTCTCAGGTAAATTCAAACCGCAGAACCCCCCTTGTCATTGCAGTTGAAAAGATAGGACCGGCTGTAGCAAATATTCGTACTGAACGGCTTATTCCACAAAGACACGTGGACCCTTTTTTCGGTTCAAGAAGCGAATTATTTGAACGATATTTCAATGAATTTTTTGGCCAGAGCCAAAAACATACGGTAGAAAGACCGCTCGGCTCCGGGGTAATCATAGATGAAGATGGCTATATCATTACCAATGAACATGTTGTAAGTCGTGCATCTATGATCAAGGTAAGACTCTCAGACGGACGGGATTTTGAAGCTACGATAATTAGTTCCGATCCGATTAGTGATATTGCAGTATTAAAGATTCATTCACCCGAACCCCTCCCATACGTAAAAATGGGAACATCAAGGGATCTTATGATTGGAGAAACGGTTATAGCGTTAGGAAACCCTTTTGGCCTGGAAAACTCAGTAACAACCGGCGTACTGAGTGCAAAAAACCGCACTATTACCTTTACCAGTGAATATGGCGAAATTAAATATGACGGGCTTATTCAGACAGATGCGCTCATCAATCCAGGGAACAGCGGTGGCCCGCTTATTAACATTGATGGCGAACTTATTGGTATTAATACTGCAATCGTAAACCAGGCTCAGGGTATCGGATTTGCGATCCCGGTAGACAAAATAAGAAAAACCCTCATCAAACTTTTCAACTTCAGAGAGCTTAACAGGATTTGGTTTGGTGTGCAGGTTGAAGAGCAGGGTGATGTCTCAAAAGGTATTATGGTCACATCGGTTGAACCAAAAAGTCCTGCTGACAAAGCACAGATTAATACCGGAGATTACCTTACAAAAATAGATTCCAAGGAAATACACGACATTCTTGACTTTGAAAAGTATATCCTCAAAAAAAACGCCGGAGATAAACTGTATATTACTCTTAATCGTAATGGGCATTTTCGCAAAGCAGTCGTTACTCTTGAAAATGCACCTCTTCCTCCGATAGAAAAACTTGCACTCGAGAAATTAGGGCTTTATGTGCAAAATTTAACCCCGCAAGTGGCAAAACAATTAAACTTGTGGTGGATTAAAAACGGCGTATTAATTACGGATGTCCAAAAAAATAGCCCTGCTGCTACAATTGGAATAAAAGCAGGTCATGTACTTGTATCTGTTGGCCAGTACCGGATTACTACCATTGAAGAGCTTGGCTATCTGCTCAATCTCATGCAAAAGGGAGATGTCTGGGGAATAGGCGTTGTTTGGTCAGACAGCCATGGAGAACATCAGGGTTATGCAAGAATAAAAGTTCGTTAA